From the Lathyrus oleraceus cultivar Zhongwan6 chromosome 3, CAAS_Psat_ZW6_1.0, whole genome shotgun sequence genome, the window TTATGCATAGCAAGATAAAACCGTAAACTAAAAATGTCGCAAATATTTTTTCAAAACTATGCACACAAGTGTTCAAACAAAATTAGCATTCAAGCAATGCAACCATGGTTGATCAAACCAAACCAACTTCAAAATAAGGCTAAAAAATATTCTAAAATTAATAATCTTTAAGTCAATTGAAAACCCAAATGGCCTATGCTCATGTGTCTGAAAACGTACAAAATAATAGGTTAAAAATCAAATGGGAAAATCAATAACCAAACCCTaataaataaattgaattaaCCCTATTTAAATACAACAAttgaaataaatatttaaaataaatcaaaaattaaaaattaaaatatggaaaaataaataatatcCAAAATAACAACTATGAATTAATTTTCGACATAAGGGAAGTAATTTAAATAAATTAAGAAGAgacaaaataaattaaataagtgAAAATGACACAGGGGGTGTATAAGCAAAAATGGAATGAGCTGAATCTAATTGAAATACGCTCATGGGCCCAAAACAAAGGGGTGGGGAAAGCGAAGTCCTCAAGCCTAGAGTCCAAACCCAACCAAAACCTGGTTTTTTTGTAGCGTGACAtttaaaaagaaaatggaatgTACGAAAAACATGTGAACATGACCTCAATCGGTCATGTTCCACTTAAGTCACTAGCGGACAAAAAAAGACCCAACCAATCAGGGTCTGCCAACACTTTGTCCCCAACCTTTGGCCATGCATACCTAAACCCTAATCAGGATTCCAAAAGGTCTATTTCAAATCCAAACAACTCCTCCCATAGTGCATAAAAATGAATGGAATAAAAAACAAAATGGAGATCTCGTGGAGTACTACAATAATATCTCAAACAAGACTTAAAAACATGGTTTAATCTAGGAGAAATAAGGTGTGAAAGTTGAAGAAAACACACTGTTACAAAAATTTCAACAAACTTAAACATCACATATTCAAGTACTCAGATGAAAATAACATGTTGGGCTAGCTTCAAACATCATTCTTAAACAGTTCATGGCATGTGcatattaaaaataaaagagGCACAATGAGAGGATGACTTACCTAGTGGAGAAGATTCACTGCTTCTTGAGCTTGAAGGAGTTGAAGAAACAAAGCAAATGAAGTTTGGTCTTCTTCTAGAAACTGAAATGATGCTGAGTGAGTAATGAAGATGAACtgagaaatgaaaaatgaaatcCTCAAGTTTTGTGATGAAGCTCCTGAATTCTCTTTCCTCAAATGATCCCTCCTCTTACAATTAGGTTAAAGTTAGATTAAATATCCTGCTTATGATGAGGTGTCATGCCTTGCTTTTAGACAAATCCGTTGAAGGGAAAGTTGGTCAGCTTATGCAAAAATCAAGTTTGGCATGCAAGGCTACATTTTGATCTTTTCGAACGTGTGAGTTGTGTCGTTTTTGGCAACATGATGTGGAATGAGGGAGCTCAAGGTTGTGACTCAGTAGAGGGGACAATCACAAACATTTCCgaatttggccaaatttggatATGATATGTAATCGCATGAATCATATGGTGTTGGTCCATTCAAAGCAAAGAGAATGTGTGTTGGTCGTGTGGAAATGAATTTGCTGCAAGGGAATGCATCATCATGCATAAATTCAACCAAAAAAAGTGTGGTAGTGGAGATTGAAACATGGTGTTCTTGAACCAAAATAACTCCATGGCCTCTTGTCCAAATGGAGTGGGATTGAACATTTTGGAAAGAGGGGAAAAAGAGGAGCATATTTGGTGTTGGAGGCAAATTGAAACAACACCTAGAGATCCTTCAAAAGTAGGCACGAAGATGATTGCTTATGACTGCATGCCAAAGTGTCACATAAAGATCAATCTGAGGACCTAACTTGCCATGTCCATAACCTGCTCCTCAATCTATAAAATGGAAACCTATTTAAAGCAAAAGTGGAGAGGATATAATGccctacaactttcatgttgaagtcgAATCCAAATAAAACCCGTGGACATGAAATATGTGGTTTGGGGTGACCAAATGCTTAGAAAATTTTCACCAAGTATAGAGGCCAATCAACCAATCCAAGGTTATGACTTGTGAAAGGGATATCTTGAGTTGTGACCATCCAAATGACTTGCTCTTGGAATCAATGGAAATGGGAGACTTAATactataactttcatgttggaaacAATTTGAGATGGAGCCCCTAAGGTCCTTAAAAACTGCCATGAACATGCTTAGGAATCCTGACTTGGGACACTTAGAATTTTTCTAAGTGTTAGGCCAATTAAGGGAATTTGAAATACCTTACTTCCAACGACCATAACTACAACTATGATGATCCAAATGCTTCAATCTTGGTACCTCCTTAAAGCTTGGAGAAAGCAGAACAAATTCATGTTAAGGTCGATTTAGTTTGGAGTCTTGATCATAGAGAATAATGGCCATGAAAGTAGTTGTTCGTTAACACTAAACTTGCTAAAAATAGCAAgtttcaaaaccctaatttccaatTTAAGTAATTTTCCATAattcttgatttttgatgaatctcttgacttttcttgatcaaattttaACCATAGACCATATTTGACTTGTGGAAAACAATTTTGaccaaaaataatatcaaaaGTTGACTTTTTAACCTGCCCAGTTGAGTTTTCCCCAATTAAATTAAACCAATAATCACCTGAGCAATTGAACCTCTTATGAATGAAATTGATGGCCCACCATCTCCACATAGACATTTAGGGACACATAGACCACTATGGAATCAAGTCTTCCTCAAAAGATCATAAAGAAATTGATTTTATGACAAACCCTAATTTCAGTCAAAAAAGGATAAGATAGGAGTACACCTCTTCAAAACCTTGATTCCTCTAAGGAAAGTGGGGCAACTTTTGAACAAAGATGTCTTGTGTAATGATATGATGGAGATGATCCAAAATTGGTCCATGAGTATGCCACATACTGAGATAATCAACACTTCTAGCTTAGGGGTCAAGAGATAAGAGAGTGTGATTCACTCCCAATTTCTTGTAATTCTCATTCAACTGATGAAGTGATGGACCATTTGAGATGTATCAGGGCATGAGAAAACCCTTTTAGCTTGAATATATGAAGTTGAGGACATCCCACCCTCCTTGTATTGATTGTCATTGCTCTCCCTTTTAAGGCTTGAAGAAGGTCACAAGAGAGATGCCTTGATCTCATAACCATAGAaccaatgatatgcatgaatgtatatgATGATAAAACATAAGCCTACTATGGTAAAAAAGAAGAtggtaaattttggggtacaacacaTATTTGTAAAACTAAAGATTCAGTTGTTTTAGACTctgaattttttttttgtaaactAACTTTGTCATATGAAGATTGAGTTATTTTAAATTCtgtaattttttttataaaactaACCATTGTCAGGTGCAAGTGTGAGTGGTTAAAGTTTCACATCGCCTATAAATTGGTGAAATATTGGATTTATAAGAGAGAAGACACATTTACCTAacaccttaaggttttggatAAGTATGTGACGCGTCTCTCACAAATGTGTGTTGCTCATAAAAAAGGAAGACCCAAAAGTAAAAATGCTCCATCGTGTTGACCCTACTGAATAGCCCtaacagtggtatcagagtcgTGGTTCGACTTTGTGGGGAAGCATGAGTTGGATTTGATGTTGGATCTTGTTATAGGATACAGAGACTCACACTTGTGGAGAAGAATGTTGGTGCAAGTGTGAGTGGTTAAAGTCCCACATCGCCTATAAATGGGTGGAATGTTGGATTTATAAGAGAGAATACCCATTTACCTaacaccttaaggttttaggttGAGATGTGACTTTTCCATCTATTGAGGTCATGTAACATTAGTCCCATTGATAAACAATGCGAGACTTTAACCACTCACACAAATCCAACACCAAAGCCAAACCACGACTCTGATATCACGGTTGGGGAGTTCGAAAGAGTATGGAACACCAATAAAACTAATGTTTCAAGACCATAAGAGAGAGATACGTCACATCTCaacccaaaatcttaaggtgtTAGATATATGAGTCATCCTTAGagttttgggtgaatatgtggtgtcttTCTCACTTGTATGTTGCTTTTGACCTAATGTTGATGCTCCTCGTCATAATctaatattattttttataaaacTAACATTGTCATATGAAATTTAgtttaaaaagaaaaacaatttTATAGGGTCTAAAACAACAAAATCTTCAGATGAAAATGTTAGTTTTACAAAAAACAATTTCACATGTCAAAAACAACATAATTTTCATACGACAATGTTAGTTTTACAATTTTTTAAGAGGTTAAAGATAATGCACTGTCAGTGAAGTATTACAATGACATcaaatcaaaatattttatattatcaaatcataacagtattttaaaaataaaagtgtgATGTGTCGGCATACACGAATCTTATTGATTAacagtgtaaaaatattttacactatctatacatatatttttttttttaagaatAAACCAAAGTGCATATAATAGGAGTAAAATTATATTATCCTAGAATTTTATTGATATACAATAACAAGGTAAATAATTTTTACACGATCAGATAATTAAAAATTTACTTATAACTATTAAATTATTTTCATTAATGATTGTGATACCATGTTACCACCAATTAATCTCAAATTAAAAACATGTATGAAATTAGGTTGGGTAATCTGTTTAGAAAACCTATATTTATTTAGTCTCACACACAAAAAAAACTCACTTTAATTCTTTAAAAATGTTCGTCGTTTTACACTTTTTCTCGAGTTTTACCTAGATTAGAAAACATACCTAGAAAGTTGATAGAAAGATAGAAGAAATTGAGTCCCAACCAAGTCTCATAGCTAATTTCACGATCCAAaatttcttcaatttttcatcatcctccttcaCCTATCTTCGTACGCTACGATTCCCtttcttctctttcaattttcatcttaatttttattcaaaaaattatatttttttctcCCAATTTTCGTCGTTTTCCTCTTAAAGATTGTTAGCCTTTTTCCATCAACGTTGGTTTACACGCTTTCAAAATAATTTCAATTGGGTTTCTCCGCAAGATTCCTTTTTTGGGTTTCTTTAatctttcattttttttttcggatTATCAAATTTCAATATGTGTGATTGTATCATTGATTCTGGGCATCAATTTTGTGTTTGTGTAATGCGTTTCCTTACATTTAAGATGATTATGTAGATTTTGTATACTTATAAAAAAGTTGATTTGGGGATTAATGAAGAGGGCATGTTAATAATTGATGAAGGATGGTAATGTTAATAATTGATTGCTTATTCATTGGTAGAATACAAGTTTTTTACTTTCATGATGTGAATAAAGTTTTGAACTTTTACCTATATTAAGGAGATATTGCTCCAATTAGAGCACTACATGGAATGCTAAAAGGTTTGGCAAAATGCAACCTACATGATTATGTTGTAGAATAATTTTATCTGAATTTAACTTGTTTTGGGCTTAGGGGGTCTTGTAGGAGAGGGATGATCATCGGGTATGACCGGTTGCTATATTAGCAGTTTCCCCCCTTTTTATCATCTGTTGTGTGTATTTTCCAAATTGAAAATGTAGGTTATGGTGTCATTTTCAGGTAGCTGAAGAATATGTTTTAGCTTAGCTTAGGAAATATTTCTTGCCTTTTGTTCTTAGATGTATCTTTACCCTGTTGGATTATGGGTGAATGATAATGAGTTTTTATTTTTGGGTCTTTGTTTCATAGTTTGTTTCTTAACTTGCAGATATCTGCACACATTTCGTTTGCTTCTATGAGCCAAATCGTATGTTTTATGTGGCTTCATAATGGTATTGAAGGATTTCTGTGAGAGGATTGTTGCTGCAAAATGTTCTTCTAAAAGCTCAACCGAGGCTGTAGATAGTACTCAGGTGCCCGCCTCATCGAAGGCAGGGTCTAGTGATAGTAAGTTTCCCAAGGCTTCCTTATGGTCAACCTTCTTTACATCTGGTTTTTCGGTCGATGAAACATATAGTGAATCATCATCTTCTGAAAAGAAAACAGTTCATTCTCGAAATAGTGGGTGGGCAGCTGCTGTGAGGAGAGTCATTAGTGGCGGCTCAATGAGAAGATTTCAGGAGCGTGTACTAGGTTCAAGCAGGACTGACGTTTCGAGCTCTGATGGAGATATATGGCTTCTAGGTGTCTGTCATAAAATTTCACCGCATGAATCAACCGGAGACGTAGATACTCGTAACGTGTTTGCAGAATTTGAGCAAGATTTTTTCTCAAAAGTATTAATAACTTACCGGAAAGGTATGCTAAATGCATACTACCTTTTAATGCGTTGCTTAGATTATAGATAGGAAACTAACAAGTTTTAGTATACATACCTTATAGGTTTTGATGCAATTGAAGATTCAAAGTATACAAGTGATGTTAATTGGGGCTGTATGCTTCGAAGTAGTCAGATGCTTGTGGCTCAGGTATTACGCTTTCTATTTAATGTTTGTTTATCCACAGTTTTTGTCACAAAATTTTCCCCTTCCCTTTCAAAACAACACTACTAACACTACTTCCTCATATGCAGGCATTAATTTTTCATAAATTAGGTAGATCGTGGAGAAAAACTACCGATAAGGTCAGGTGATTGATAAGCAATGTGTCAGTAATTAGATTGTTCTTTTTATACCTTTCTTTTCGTGTTAGCATCTTTATATGACCTGCTTTGTGTTGAGATATAACACCACTAAGTTCACTCACTATAgtgtttttttaattttattttatgaaaaTTGTGTTTTTAAATTTACAGCCAGTTGATAAAGAATATATTGACATCTTGCAACTATTTGGTGATTCGGAGGCTGCTGCTTTCTCTATCCACAATCTTCTTCAAGCTGGTAAAGGTTATGGTCTAGCTGTTGGGTCATGGGTGGGACCATATGCAATGTGTCGTACATGGGAAGTTCTAGCTCGAAACCAGAGGGAGAAGAACAATCAAGGAGAAAAGCCACTTCCAATGGCTATTTATGTTGTTTCTGGAGATGAAGATGGGGAGCGGGGTGGAGCACCAGTTGTCTGCATTGATGATGCCTCCAAACATTGTTCCGAGTTTTCAAAGGGCTTAGTTGCTTGGACACCTCTACTTTTATTGGTTCCTTTGGTTCTTGGACTTGATAAAGTCAATCTAAGGTGTGTAACATTTTCAATGTTCTATGGTACCAAATAATTGATTCACATTCAAACCTTTCTATAGTACTATATTTGGTTTATATACCGGCCTATTTAGATTCTTTTCCATAATAGAAGTGGTAATCCATAAATATAATTTGAAAGTTGTCGATTATCATGATATTGCAACCACTGATCAGTCACATTTATAAACTGTTATCAGGTATATTCCATTATTGCAGTCAACTTTTAAATTTCCCCAAAGCCTTGGAATCTTGGGTGGAAAACCAGGTGCTTCAACATATATTATTGGTGTTCAGAGTGATAAGGCATTCTACCTTGATCCACATGATGTTAAGCCGGTATGCAGTATAATCATTTTTTTAGAAActtctgtttttttttttaaattgttgTTGTATAATTATCTCTATGAGTGTAAATTCAGGAAGAAAATGCCTTAGTTCTTAGAGGTTTAAAAGTTATATTGAGATGTATTTTGATCGGTGAAGAGTTACAAGTCACTAAGTACGTCTTAAATGGTTTTCAGGTTGTTAATATTACTGGGGATGCTCAAGAGCCTAATACGTCATCGTATCACTGCAAGTAAGCTTTCTACAAAGATTGATTTTCTGATTTTGTCAACTGCAATTTGTTAATTTGTCTTTATATCTAACTTTTAAAAACTCCTAACAGCATTAGCAGGCACATGCCCCTAGATTCTATTGACCCATCTTTGGCTATTGGATTTTACTGCCGAGACAAAGGTTTGCTCGCCGGTTACTTTGAATTCTTGCTAGGTTAATACTAAGCTTTTTGTCATCTGATATCACTCTGTCAATGTTATCTGCCAGATGATTTTGACGATTTCTGTTCCCGGGCTATTAAGCTTGCAGAAGAATCAAATGGTGCACCATTATTCACGGTAGCTCAA encodes:
- the LOC127126892 gene encoding cysteine protease ATG4 isoform X3, giving the protein MRRFQERVLGSSRTDVSSSDGDIWLLGVCHKISPHESTGDVDTRNVFAEFEQDFFSKVLITYRKGFDAIEDSKYTSDVNWGCMLRSSQMLVAQALIFHKLGRSWRKTTDKPVDKEYIDILQLFGDSEAAAFSIHNLLQAGKGYGLAVGSWVGPYAMCRTWEVLARNQREKNNQGEKPLPMAIYVVSGDEDGERGGAPVVCIDDASKHCSEFSKGLVAWTPLLLLVPLVLGLDKVNLRYIPLLQSTFKFPQSLGILGGKPGASTYIIGVQSDKAFYLDPHDVKPVVNITGDAQEPNTSSYHCNISRHMPLDSIDPSLAIGFYCRDKDDFDDFCSRAIKLAEESNGAPLFTVAQSRSLSIQVTSSSVSGDNTMFDDDSLGTNLDNDAGTNEDDWQFL
- the LOC127126892 gene encoding cysteine protease ATG4 isoform X2; protein product: MVLKDFCERIVAAKCSSKSSTEAVDSTQVPASSKAGSSDIHSRNSGWAAAVRRVISGGSMRRFQERVLGSSRTDVSSSDGDIWLLGVCHKISPHESTGDVDTRNVFAEFEQDFFSKVLITYRKGFDAIEDSKYTSDVNWGCMLRSSQMLVAQALIFHKLGRSWRKTTDKPVDKEYIDILQLFGDSEAAAFSIHNLLQAGKGYGLAVGSWVGPYAMCRTWEVLARNQREKNNQGEKPLPMAIYVVSGDEDGERGGAPVVCIDDASKHCSEFSKGLVAWTPLLLLVPLVLGLDKVNLRYIPLLQSTFKFPQSLGILGGKPGASTYIIGVQSDKAFYLDPHDVKPVVNITGDAQEPNTSSYHCNISRHMPLDSIDPSLAIGFYCRDKDDFDDFCSRAIKLAEESNGAPLFTVAQSRSLSIQVTSSSVSGDNTMFDDDSLGTNLDNDAGTNEDDWQFL
- the LOC127126892 gene encoding cysteine protease ATG4 isoform X1; amino-acid sequence: MVLKDFCERIVAAKCSSKSSTEAVDSTQVPASSKAGSSDSKFPKASLWSTFFTSGFSVDETYSESSSSEKKTVHSRNSGWAAAVRRVISGGSMRRFQERVLGSSRTDVSSSDGDIWLLGVCHKISPHESTGDVDTRNVFAEFEQDFFSKVLITYRKGFDAIEDSKYTSDVNWGCMLRSSQMLVAQALIFHKLGRSWRKTTDKPVDKEYIDILQLFGDSEAAAFSIHNLLQAGKGYGLAVGSWVGPYAMCRTWEVLARNQREKNNQGEKPLPMAIYVVSGDEDGERGGAPVVCIDDASKHCSEFSKGLVAWTPLLLLVPLVLGLDKVNLRYIPLLQSTFKFPQSLGILGGKPGASTYIIGVQSDKAFYLDPHDVKPVVNITGDAQEPNTSSYHCNISRHMPLDSIDPSLAIGFYCRDKDDFDDFCSRAIKLAEESNGAPLFTVAQSRSLSIQVTSSSVSGDNTMFDDDSLGTNLDNDAGTNEDDWQFL